A genome region from Sphingobacteriaceae bacterium GW460-11-11-14-LB5 includes the following:
- a CDS encoding alpha-L-arabinofuranosidase, which produces MKLNYPVKSVFSACIVYAVIGIGHLPEVQAQTAKVIKVKTDHSIARVQPNMWGVFFEDINFGADGGIYAELIKNRSFEFAKPLMGWTIQRKRPQEGEILVVNRKEVNTANPRYLQVKKQTDDFELLNEGFKGIGVKKGLRYDFSLMYRQSKPGVKLVLLLKDANNKIIGQGSLTPDQTGNDWHKQSASFTATETDPKAKFSILFQGNGNIDLDMISLFPGDTWKNRPQGLRADMVQLLADMKPGFIRFPGGCIVEGTDLANRYQWKKTIGPIENRQLIMNRWNTEFAHRPAPDYYQSFGLGFFEYFQLAEDIGADALPILNCGMACQFNSAEVASLDELDPYVQDALDLIEFANGEVTTKWGKMRAEMGHPKPFNLKMMGVGNENWGPQYLERVAIFTKAIKAKYPDFKLINSSGTDPEGERFNLLNTTLRSNNADFIDEHYYRPADWFLKNAGRYDNYPRNSSKIFVGEYAVHADKNLTGSSKNNWQSALASASLMTGLERNADVVQMASYAPLFAHIDAWQWAPDMIWVDNLKSYGTPDYYVQKQFSTNKGTDVVSITLDEKNIIGQDGLYASAVTDQVKKELIIKIANNSGQAQNIDFDLEGKMRLKSKATNEEIANSNLNQLNSFENPEAVSPQKSTINLKGKKLKIALKPYSFNVIKIPFNP; this is translated from the coding sequence ATGAAATTAAATTACCCCGTAAAAAGTGTGTTTTCGGCGTGCATAGTGTATGCTGTAATTGGAATTGGACATCTCCCGGAAGTGCAGGCGCAAACGGCAAAAGTGATCAAAGTGAAAACAGACCATTCTATTGCCAGGGTGCAGCCGAATATGTGGGGTGTTTTTTTTGAGGATATTAACTTTGGTGCTGATGGTGGTATTTATGCCGAACTGATCAAAAACCGTTCATTTGAGTTTGCAAAACCATTAATGGGCTGGACCATCCAGCGAAAAAGACCACAGGAAGGTGAAATATTGGTGGTAAACCGTAAGGAAGTAAACACCGCCAATCCAAGATATTTACAGGTAAAAAAACAAACTGACGATTTTGAACTCCTTAACGAGGGTTTTAAAGGCATCGGCGTAAAAAAAGGGCTGCGTTACGATTTTTCACTGATGTACCGTCAATCAAAACCAGGTGTTAAACTCGTACTCTTACTAAAAGACGCAAACAATAAAATCATCGGACAAGGGAGTTTAACCCCAGACCAAACGGGTAACGACTGGCATAAACAATCGGCAAGTTTTACCGCTACCGAAACCGATCCGAAAGCCAAATTCTCTATTCTGTTTCAGGGAAATGGCAATATCGACCTCGATATGATTTCGCTGTTCCCTGGCGATACCTGGAAAAACCGTCCGCAAGGATTAAGGGCCGATATGGTGCAGTTACTGGCCGATATGAAACCCGGTTTTATCCGTTTTCCGGGAGGATGCATTGTAGAAGGAACTGATCTGGCCAACCGTTACCAATGGAAGAAAACCATCGGTCCGATTGAAAACAGACAACTGATTATGAACCGCTGGAATACGGAATTTGCACACCGCCCTGCACCCGATTATTACCAAAGTTTTGGTTTAGGCTTTTTCGAATATTTCCAACTGGCAGAAGATATAGGCGCGGATGCACTTCCGATATTAAATTGCGGTATGGCCTGTCAGTTTAATTCAGCTGAAGTGGCGAGCCTTGATGAACTCGATCCGTATGTACAGGATGCTTTGGACTTGATCGAATTTGCCAATGGTGAGGTGACAACGAAATGGGGAAAAATGCGTGCGGAGATGGGGCATCCCAAACCTTTCAATTTAAAAATGATGGGTGTTGGAAATGAAAACTGGGGACCACAATACCTGGAAAGAGTTGCCATTTTCACTAAAGCCATAAAAGCCAAATATCCTGATTTTAAACTGATCAACAGCTCGGGGACAGATCCTGAAGGCGAGCGCTTTAACCTACTTAATACAACATTAAGAAGCAACAACGCCGATTTTATTGATGAGCATTATTACCGCCCCGCCGATTGGTTTTTGAAAAATGCGGGGCGTTATGATAACTATCCCAGAAACAGCTCGAAGATTTTTGTTGGTGAGTATGCCGTTCATGCGGATAAAAACCTGACAGGCAGCAGCAAAAATAACTGGCAAAGTGCGCTGGCTTCGGCTTCGTTAATGACAGGTTTAGAGCGCAATGCCGATGTGGTACAAATGGCCTCATATGCCCCACTCTTTGCACATATTGATGCCTGGCAGTGGGCACCCGATATGATCTGGGTAGATAATTTAAAATCTTATGGCACCCCGGATTATTATGTGCAGAAACAGTTTTCAACCAACAAAGGAACAGATGTAGTTTCCATTACACTTGATGAGAAAAACATTATCGGTCAGGATGGGCTTTATGCTTCTGCAGTAACCGATCAGGTCAAAAAAGAACTGATTATTAAAATTGCCAACAACTCAGGTCAGGCACAAAACATCGATTTCGACCTGGAAGGAAAAATGAGATTAAAAAGTAAGGCCACCAATGAGGAAATAGCGAACAGCAACCTGAATCAGCTCAACTCTTTCGAAAATCCTGAAGCGGTGAGTCCGCAAAAAAGCACCATTAATTTAAAAGGCAAAAAACTGAAAATCGCTTTAAAACCTTATTCTTTTAATGTGATCAAAATCCCATTCAACCCATAG
- a CDS encoding alpha-N-arabinofuranosidase → MKKLLFSATMLCCSFFAQAQNETQLTIKPAGDQLVSKHIYGHFSEHLGRCIYDGFWVDKNSTIPNRGRIRLDIVEALKKIKVPNLRWPGGCFADEYHWRDGIGPRNQRPKMVNTNWGGVTEDNSFGTHEFLDLCQMLDCEPYIAGNVGSGTVEEMAKWVEYLNFDGVSPMTAIRSQNGREKPWKVSFWGVGNESWGCGGNMTPAYYSDLYRRYATYARNYPGAPLKRIASGANSGDYNWTETCMKNIGNQMWGLTLHYYTIPTGNWGVKGSATKFDEAQYFSTMKNCLKMEELVTKHSAIMDKYDPKKKVALVVDEWGIWTDVEPGTNPGFLYQQNSLRDALIAGTTLNIFNNHSDRVKMANLAQTVNVLQALILTEKDKMILTPTYHVFDLYKVHQDAKYLPIAFTSPDYTVGDQKIPALNVSASQDANGAIHISLVNLDPNKKIVLSTVLDGLKWSSVTGQILTSAKLTDVNTFNDSNKVHNAKFTGAKKSGNALKVELPAQSVVVLELK, encoded by the coding sequence ATGAAAAAACTACTCTTCTCTGCCACGATGCTCTGCTGCTCATTTTTTGCGCAGGCACAAAACGAAACGCAGTTAACCATTAAACCTGCCGGCGATCAGCTCGTGAGCAAACATATTTACGGTCATTTTTCTGAACATTTGGGCCGATGCATTTATGATGGTTTTTGGGTGGATAAAAATTCTACCATTCCGAATAGAGGAAGGATCCGTTTGGATATTGTAGAGGCCTTAAAGAAGATAAAAGTTCCAAACCTGCGCTGGCCGGGTGGCTGTTTCGCCGACGAATACCACTGGAGAGATGGTATCGGCCCACGAAACCAACGTCCGAAAATGGTAAATACCAATTGGGGCGGCGTAACCGAAGACAATAGTTTTGGTACACATGAGTTTTTAGACCTTTGCCAGATGCTCGATTGCGAACCTTACATCGCAGGCAATGTAGGCAGCGGAACGGTTGAAGAAATGGCCAAATGGGTAGAATATTTGAATTTTGATGGCGTAAGCCCCATGACAGCTATCCGTAGCCAAAATGGAAGAGAAAAACCCTGGAAAGTTTCTTTCTGGGGCGTGGGTAATGAGAGCTGGGGTTGCGGAGGCAATATGACGCCCGCTTACTATTCTGATTTATACCGCAGGTATGCTACTTATGCACGCAACTATCCGGGTGCTCCCTTAAAAAGGATTGCCAGTGGGGCAAATTCAGGCGATTACAACTGGACAGAAACCTGTATGAAAAACATCGGCAACCAGATGTGGGGATTAACCTTACACTATTACACAATCCCAACAGGAAACTGGGGTGTTAAAGGATCGGCAACCAAATTTGATGAAGCACAATACTTTTCGACCATGAAAAACTGTTTGAAAATGGAGGAACTCGTAACCAAACACTCCGCAATAATGGATAAATACGATCCTAAAAAGAAAGTAGCTTTAGTGGTTGACGAATGGGGAATCTGGACAGATGTAGAACCTGGAACAAACCCTGGTTTTTTATATCAGCAGAATAGTTTACGCGACGCCTTAATTGCAGGAACTACGCTTAACATTTTCAATAACCATTCCGATCGTGTTAAAATGGCTAATCTGGCACAAACAGTTAATGTGCTACAGGCCTTAATTTTAACCGAAAAGGATAAAATGATCCTGACTCCTACTTACCATGTTTTTGATCTGTACAAAGTACACCAGGATGCGAAATACTTACCAATTGCCTTTACCAGTCCTGACTACACTGTAGGCGATCAGAAAATTCCGGCTTTAAATGTTTCTGCTTCACAGGACGCTAACGGAGCCATTCATATTTCTTTGGTGAATTTAGATCCGAACAAGAAAATTGTATTAAGTACGGTTTTAGATGGCTTGAAATGGAGCTCGGTTACCGGACAGATTTTAACCTCGGCTAAACTAACTGATGTAAATACCTTTAACGATTCGAACAAAGTGCACAATGCAAAATTTACCGGTGCGAAAAAATCAGGTAACGCATTAAAAGTAGAATTGCCTGCACAATCGGTTGTGGTATTAGAATTAAAATAA
- a CDS encoding alpha-glucosidase, with the protein MKYKITSIVLLLLSATQALKGQSKYEIVSPDKILRVSVFLKDKSLFYTINRNSIPVLSNSALGLVREDADFVKNLSVLSVSKNELIKDSYTLKNGKRLNNQYLANKRILHLQNASSKKMDLIFQVSNDGVAFRYYFPDADTQLKKITEEKTAFHFFESTKAWMQPMSVAKTGWESTNPSYEEYYKKEISVGTPAPTEAGWVYPALFNYKDTWLLLTEVGLDGSYCATRLKQNSPDGNYQVGFPDAREAFTNQNVNPESTLPWYTPWRVIAVGSLKKVTESTLGTDLAAPAKAEINPDLFPLGKASWSWIMLKDNSIVYDIQKKYIDFAADMKWEYCLIDVDWDTKIGYEKMQQLTDYAKSKNVGLLLWYNSAGDWNTVKYTPKNKLTNRENRLKEFALLQKMGIKGIKIDFFGGDGQSMIRYYLELFEDAAKFGLSVNCHGATLPRGWQRTYPNLVTMESIKGMEFITFDQNNANEEPLHATTIPFTRNIFDPMDFTPMNLSKIPNIKRKTTGAFELALPVIFQSGVQHLAESPDGMATVPAYVKSFLQNFPAAWDDTKLIDGYPGKFVVMARKSGSKWYIAGINGENADKLINIDFSKFNAKSAEVITDEDQGSNFITGAIDLKSPPPVKMKPYGGFVIVVEQK; encoded by the coding sequence ATGAAATATAAAATCACAAGTATTGTACTTTTATTGCTATCAGCTACCCAGGCACTAAAGGGACAAAGCAAATATGAAATTGTAAGTCCGGATAAGATACTTCGTGTTTCTGTTTTCCTGAAAGATAAATCTCTTTTTTACACGATTAACAGAAACTCAATTCCGGTATTGTCCAATTCAGCATTGGGTTTAGTCCGTGAAGATGCCGATTTCGTTAAAAATCTTTCCGTTTTATCGGTTTCGAAAAACGAACTGATTAAAGACAGCTATACTTTAAAAAACGGCAAGAGGTTAAACAATCAATACCTGGCCAACAAAAGAATTCTGCACCTGCAAAATGCATCTTCAAAAAAAATGGACCTTATTTTTCAGGTTTCCAATGATGGGGTAGCATTCCGTTATTATTTCCCTGATGCCGATACGCAACTCAAAAAAATTACGGAAGAAAAAACAGCTTTTCATTTCTTCGAAAGTACAAAAGCGTGGATGCAGCCCATGTCGGTTGCTAAAACTGGCTGGGAAAGCACCAATCCATCATACGAAGAATATTACAAAAAAGAGATCAGCGTGGGTACGCCTGCGCCAACCGAAGCCGGTTGGGTTTACCCGGCGCTTTTCAACTACAAAGATACCTGGCTATTGCTTACCGAAGTGGGTTTAGATGGCAGTTATTGTGCTACACGCTTGAAGCAAAATTCGCCTGATGGAAATTACCAGGTTGGTTTTCCAGATGCACGCGAAGCTTTTACCAACCAAAACGTAAATCCGGAGTCTACCTTGCCCTGGTACACACCATGGAGGGTAATTGCTGTTGGCAGCCTTAAAAAAGTAACCGAATCTACCTTAGGTACAGATTTAGCTGCTCCTGCAAAAGCAGAAATCAATCCCGATTTATTTCCCTTGGGAAAAGCTTCATGGAGCTGGATCATGTTAAAAGACAATTCAATCGTGTACGACATCCAGAAAAAATATATCGATTTCGCAGCTGATATGAAATGGGAATATTGCCTGATTGATGTGGACTGGGACACCAAAATCGGATATGAAAAAATGCAGCAACTAACCGATTATGCCAAATCGAAAAATGTGGGTTTATTACTTTGGTATAACTCTGCCGGCGATTGGAATACCGTAAAATACACGCCAAAAAATAAACTGACTAACCGCGAAAACCGTTTAAAAGAATTTGCCTTATTGCAAAAAATGGGCATCAAAGGTATCAAAATTGATTTTTTTGGTGGCGATGGCCAATCGATGATCCGCTATTACCTCGAACTTTTCGAAGATGCGGCAAAATTTGGCTTAAGCGTAAACTGCCATGGGGCAACTTTACCCAGGGGATGGCAGCGTACTTATCCGAACTTAGTCACCATGGAGTCGATCAAGGGAATGGAATTCATCACTTTCGATCAGAACAATGCCAACGAAGAACCTTTACACGCCACCACCATTCCGTTCACCAGGAATATCTTCGATCCGATGGATTTTACGCCAATGAACCTGTCTAAAATTCCAAATATTAAACGTAAAACCACCGGCGCATTCGAACTGGCCTTACCCGTAATTTTTCAATCTGGCGTACAGCACCTGGCCGAATCGCCTGATGGCATGGCAACAGTACCCGCTTATGTTAAATCTTTTCTCCAAAACTTTCCTGCAGCCTGGGATGATACCAAACTGATTGACGGTTACCCGGGAAAATTTGTCGTGATGGCGCGTAAATCAGGTTCAAAATGGTACATCGCCGGAATAAACGGAGAAAATGCAGATAAGCTGATCAACATCGATTTTTCAAAATTCAATGCAAAATCTGCTGAGGTAATTACAGATGAAGATCAGGGATCGAATTTTATAACCGGAGCCATCGATCTTAAATCCCCACCTCCTGTTAAAATGAAACCTTATGGTGGATTTGTAATCGTTGTAGAACAAAAATAA
- a CDS encoding beta-galactosidase, protein MKKLIYLSIFLLSACYHVQAQSKKAVYLFAYFKGNGEDGLHLAYSNDAYKWTALKNDQSFLTPAVSKDKLMRDPCIIRGADGLFHMVWTVSWKDKGIGYASSKDLINWSEQQFLPVMVKEDGARNTWAPEITYDSQTKTYMIYWATTITGKFNETASTEESGYNHRMYYVTTKDFKTYSETKLLYDPGFNVIDATIVKNGKQFVMFLKDETREPAQKNIKMAFADQLTGPYSKAGNPTTGNYWAEGPTTLKTGNNWMVYFDKYRDHKYGAIESADLKNWTDVSDKISLPKGLRHGTILTIKEKELTELLKQ, encoded by the coding sequence ATGAAAAAACTAATATACCTTTCCATCTTTTTGCTATCAGCATGTTATCATGTACAGGCACAGTCTAAAAAAGCAGTTTATCTCTTTGCTTATTTTAAAGGTAATGGCGAAGATGGTTTGCACCTGGCTTATAGTAACGATGCCTACAAATGGACAGCGCTTAAAAATGATCAATCCTTCCTTACGCCTGCTGTAAGTAAAGATAAACTGATGAGAGACCCTTGCATTATCCGCGGGGCAGATGGCTTATTTCATATGGTTTGGACGGTGAGCTGGAAAGATAAAGGCATTGGTTATGCCAGTTCGAAAGACCTGATCAACTGGAGCGAACAGCAGTTTTTACCTGTTATGGTTAAAGAAGATGGCGCAAGAAACACCTGGGCACCAGAAATTACCTACGATAGCCAAACCAAAACCTATATGATTTATTGGGCCACAACCATTACAGGTAAGTTTAACGAAACGGCTTCGACTGAAGAAAGCGGTTACAATCACCGTATGTATTACGTTACGACAAAAGATTTCAAAACCTATTCGGAAACCAAACTGCTTTACGATCCGGGATTTAATGTGATTGATGCTACTATCGTAAAAAATGGAAAACAGTTCGTTATGTTTTTGAAAGATGAAACCCGCGAGCCTGCTCAAAAGAATATCAAAATGGCTTTTGCCGATCAGCTAACTGGACCTTACAGCAAAGCCGGAAATCCAACTACCGGAAATTACTGGGCAGAAGGTCCAACCACCTTAAAAACCGGTAATAACTGGATGGTGTATTTCGATAAATACCGCGATCATAAATATGGCGCAATTGAGTCTGCAGATCTAAAAAACTGGACCGATGTTTCAGACAAAATCTCTTTACCAAAAGGCTTGCGACACGGCACCATCCTTACCATCAAAGAAAAAGAGCTCACCGAATTATTAAAACAATAA
- a CDS encoding glycoside hydrolase, with the protein MLKNFKIYGSVLMLSIVHVTIKAQEKVIIAKGNPIITDKYTADPAAYVYGDSVYLYTGHDVAPKQKNTYEMHEWLCYSSADMVTWKEHKSPLNVKDFAWAKDDAWASQVIERDGKFYWYVAISHGTIHGKSIGVAVSDNPRGPFKDAIGKALITNDMTTDVKISWDDIDPTVIIDDDGQAYLFWGNQQCYYARLKKNMIELDGPIQKVNLPEFTEAPWVHKRKGWYYLSYASQFPEKIVYAMSKNINGPWEYKGILNEIAGNSNTNHQSIIDFKGKSYFIYHNGAINNDGGSFRRSVCIDNLNYNSDGTMKRVVMTSEGVKKAK; encoded by the coding sequence ATGTTAAAGAATTTTAAAATATACGGATCGGTTTTAATGCTTTCGATCGTTCATGTCACCATCAAAGCGCAAGAAAAAGTCATCATAGCTAAAGGCAATCCGATCATTACCGACAAATACACGGCTGATCCGGCCGCTTATGTTTATGGCGATTCTGTTTATTTGTATACTGGGCATGATGTAGCACCAAAACAAAAAAACACCTACGAGATGCACGAATGGCTGTGTTATTCATCAGCCGATATGGTGACCTGGAAAGAACATAAATCGCCGCTTAACGTAAAAGACTTTGCCTGGGCAAAAGATGATGCCTGGGCTTCGCAGGTGATTGAAAGGGATGGTAAATTTTATTGGTATGTGGCGATTAGCCATGGTACCATCCATGGAAAATCAATCGGTGTGGCGGTGTCGGATAATCCGAGAGGCCCATTTAAAGATGCGATTGGAAAGGCATTAATCACCAACGATATGACCACAGATGTTAAAATCAGCTGGGATGATATCGATCCTACGGTAATTATTGATGATGATGGTCAGGCTTATTTGTTTTGGGGCAATCAGCAATGTTATTATGCCAGGTTGAAAAAAAACATGATCGAACTGGATGGGCCAATCCAGAAGGTAAATCTGCCTGAATTTACAGAAGCGCCATGGGTACACAAGCGCAAAGGATGGTATTATTTATCTTATGCCTCGCAATTCCCGGAGAAGATTGTGTATGCGATGAGTAAAAACATCAATGGTCCATGGGAATACAAAGGCATTTTAAATGAAATTGCCGGAAATTCTAACACAAATCACCAATCGATTATCGATTTTAAAGGCAAATCATATTTCATTTACCACAATGGCGCGATTAATAATGATGGAGGAAGCTTCAGGCGCTCGGTTTGCATCGATAACCTGAATTATAATAGTGATGGCACAATGAAACGTGTGGTGATGACGTCCGAAGGGGTTAAGAAAGCTAAGTAA
- a CDS encoding glycosyl hydrolase, which produces MKKLITAILFTTLCGNIFGQASLQPFNLSEVRLLDGPFKQAQETDKKYMLSLNADRLLAPYLREAGLKPKAASYGNWENTGLDGHIGGHYLSALALMYASTGDAKVKDRMDYMIAELDKCQLKNGDGYLAGIPGGKEIWKEIKAGKIKSSSFSLNGKWVPLYNIHKIYAGLYDAYAVAGNAKAKQMLIKLTDWCVDLVSSLSDQQVQELLKSEHGGLNETFAHVYAITGNPKYLQLAKRFSDQSILNPLLKNTDALNGLHANTQIPKVIGFEQIALLDKDASWANAAAFFWKTVVGHRTVAIGGNSVREHFHPANNFSSMTESREGPETCNSYNMLKLTKQLFLAAPSNTYLDYYERTLYNHILASQRPQGGFVYFTPMRPGHYRIYSSPQESFWCCVGSGLENHGKYGELIYAHSGDDLYVNLFIPSTLNWKEKGIQLTQQTLFPAAENTTIKLQLKDKQRFALHFRQPSWVESGKMTVLVNGKKVTAKGDTNGYASIDRLWSSGDVLNITWPMHTTTEFMPDGSDWVAFLRGPIVLAAALDTLSQPNLTADGSRMGHIASGPLFPISDAPLVTGAKNVLASEITLTDKRSLTFSAQNAVYQPKYKSLKLVPFYTLAEKRYVVYFPYSSAEDLPERAKAIKLAEEAQLKIERETVDLVNTGEQQPESDHSFKGEQTDNGSFQERHFRNGKAWFSYVLKNKDLSANKLRLTYFGKERNRNFSILINGVAIGNVKLDGSKGDNFYTQEYQIPKELLKADVEVKFVADQGSAIANIYEVRLIR; this is translated from the coding sequence ATGAAAAAATTAATTACCGCCATATTGTTTACGACCTTGTGTGGAAATATTTTCGGACAGGCGAGTTTGCAGCCATTTAATTTATCGGAAGTCCGTTTGCTAGATGGACCTTTTAAGCAAGCGCAGGAGACCGATAAAAAATACATGCTTTCGTTAAATGCGGACAGGCTTTTGGCTCCGTATTTAAGAGAAGCAGGATTGAAACCTAAAGCAGCATCTTACGGGAACTGGGAAAACACAGGTTTAGACGGGCATATCGGTGGGCATTACTTGTCTGCCCTGGCTTTAATGTATGCTTCCACTGGTGATGCAAAGGTTAAAGACCGAATGGATTACATGATTGCTGAACTGGATAAATGCCAGTTAAAAAATGGTGATGGTTATTTGGCGGGTATCCCGGGTGGAAAAGAAATCTGGAAAGAAATTAAAGCAGGTAAAATCAAATCATCCAGTTTTTCATTGAATGGAAAATGGGTTCCCTTGTACAATATCCATAAAATTTACGCCGGACTTTACGATGCTTATGCGGTTGCAGGTAATGCAAAAGCAAAACAAATGCTCATAAAGTTGACCGATTGGTGTGTAGATCTGGTCTCCAGTTTATCTGATCAGCAAGTACAAGAGCTATTAAAAAGCGAACATGGGGGATTAAATGAAACTTTCGCTCATGTTTACGCGATAACAGGTAATCCGAAATATCTTCAACTGGCCAAGCGGTTTTCAGATCAATCTATCCTAAATCCATTGCTAAAAAATACTGATGCGCTAAACGGTTTGCATGCAAATACACAGATTCCTAAGGTAATTGGTTTTGAGCAGATCGCCTTGCTGGATAAAGATGCTTCCTGGGCAAATGCAGCTGCTTTCTTTTGGAAAACTGTTGTCGGTCATCGGACGGTAGCGATAGGTGGAAATAGCGTTAGAGAGCATTTTCATCCCGCCAATAACTTTTCATCGATGACTGAATCGCGTGAAGGACCCGAAACCTGCAATTCTTACAACATGCTGAAACTCACTAAGCAGTTGTTTCTGGCTGCGCCTTCGAATACTTACCTCGATTATTACGAACGTACACTTTATAATCATATCCTGGCTTCGCAAAGGCCGCAAGGTGGTTTTGTATACTTCACGCCCATGCGTCCGGGCCATTATCGTATCTATTCGAGTCCGCAGGAAAGTTTTTGGTGTTGTGTAGGCTCTGGATTGGAAAACCATGGCAAGTATGGTGAGTTGATTTATGCGCACAGTGGAGATGACCTTTATGTCAATCTTTTTATTCCCTCTACCTTAAACTGGAAGGAAAAAGGCATTCAGCTCACCCAGCAAACGCTTTTTCCAGCTGCAGAAAATACGACTATTAAACTTCAATTAAAGGATAAGCAACGTTTTGCCTTGCATTTCCGTCAGCCATCCTGGGTTGAGTCTGGAAAAATGACCGTTTTGGTGAATGGAAAAAAAGTAACCGCTAAAGGAGATACAAATGGTTATGCCAGTATCGACCGCCTTTGGTCAAGTGGCGATGTGCTAAATATTACCTGGCCCATGCATACCACTACGGAGTTTATGCCGGATGGTTCTGACTGGGTAGCTTTTCTGCGCGGCCCGATCGTGCTTGCAGCAGCATTGGATACCTTAAGTCAGCCTAATTTAACGGCTGATGGAAGCAGGATGGGGCATATTGCTTCCGGACCACTATTCCCGATTAGCGATGCTCCGCTCGTTACCGGAGCTAAAAATGTGTTAGCCAGTGAAATCACATTGACTGATAAACGTAGTTTAACTTTTAGTGCTCAAAATGCGGTTTATCAACCCAAATACAAATCGTTAAAATTGGTTCCTTTTTACACCCTGGCCGAAAAGCGCTATGTAGTTTATTTTCCTTACAGCAGTGCTGAAGATTTGCCTGAACGTGCAAAAGCGATTAAGCTGGCTGAAGAAGCACAGCTAAAAATAGAGCGTGAAACCGTCGACTTAGTCAATACCGGCGAACAGCAACCAGAATCTGACCATAGCTTTAAAGGTGAGCAAACCGATAACGGAAGCTTTCAGGAAAGACATTTTAGAAATGGAAAGGCATGGTTTAGTTATGTGCTTAAAAATAAAGATCTATCAGCAAATAAGCTGCGTTTAACTTACTTCGGGAAGGAAAGGAACAGGAACTTCTCTATTCTGATCAATGGCGTTGCAATTGGAAATGTAAAGTTGGATGGGAGCAAAGGAGATAATTTTTATACGCAGGAATATCAAATTCCTAAAGAGTTGCTAAAAGCAGATGTAGAAGTGAAATTTGTTGCCGATCAGGGATCGGCTATTGCGAATATATATGAAGTGAGGTTGATAAGATAG